One window of the Streptomyces asoensis genome contains the following:
- a CDS encoding FAD-binding oxidoreductase, which yields MLRKLLFWSLPVAFPLPLVLTYDSLADEPPLLKFYIFLGLIAYTWWLLSIALSVRPSWLHRFVGLPSIYGLHGVLGLLAVGAAYLHRDYSYSPSRLARTMGDWSFYGTLVVLCFSAFFMSGWFVDRSRFLLTVKGLLETVFRHQLSVWIHRLNLVIVAMIWLHAHLLVRVNQYFAFMALFDLYTVMTLGIYVWKKWIAPDTFLMGTVTSNDARGAATRRVSVGLDSKAATLRPGDFFFLSFEGSSSVSREWHPFSVTDDDRKTLTFTIRQHGNFTRRLDDVEVGTRVRLEGPFGRFESIIQGREREAPLVFVGMGAGVAPLLSLAAAHHTTRRIHLLWAVRSPEDAYYRDVLEEYQATSGNRLKVTISVGRFRREDIVSTLSTEAIAKGAFFIVGPNPAVLANQRLLRRIGVSARRIHQERLTM from the coding sequence ATGCTACGCAAGCTGCTGTTCTGGAGCCTCCCGGTTGCTTTTCCACTCCCGCTGGTGCTCACCTACGATTCCTTGGCCGATGAGCCCCCACTCCTGAAGTTCTATATCTTCCTCGGCCTGATTGCATATACCTGGTGGCTGTTGTCCATCGCGCTCAGCGTGCGGCCGTCCTGGCTGCACCGTTTCGTGGGACTGCCGTCCATTTACGGCCTGCACGGGGTACTCGGCCTACTGGCAGTCGGCGCGGCCTATCTGCACCGTGACTACTCCTACTCACCGAGCCGTCTGGCGCGCACCATGGGGGATTGGAGTTTCTACGGGACACTCGTAGTGCTGTGCTTCTCGGCATTCTTCATGAGCGGGTGGTTCGTCGACAGGTCGAGATTTCTGCTGACGGTGAAAGGGCTTCTGGAGACTGTCTTCCGCCACCAGCTCTCCGTATGGATTCATCGACTCAACCTGGTGATCGTGGCGATGATCTGGCTGCACGCCCACCTACTCGTGCGAGTCAATCAGTACTTTGCGTTCATGGCGCTTTTCGACCTGTACACGGTGATGACGCTCGGCATCTATGTCTGGAAGAAATGGATCGCACCCGACACCTTTCTGATGGGGACCGTCACAAGCAACGACGCGCGCGGTGCAGCAACCCGGAGGGTGTCGGTGGGCCTCGACAGCAAAGCGGCGACCTTGCGGCCGGGCGACTTCTTCTTCCTCAGCTTCGAGGGGTCTTCTTCGGTGAGCAGGGAATGGCACCCCTTCTCGGTCACCGACGACGACCGGAAAACCCTGACCTTCACGATACGGCAGCACGGAAACTTCACTCGCCGTCTCGACGATGTCGAAGTGGGAACCCGAGTCCGTCTGGAAGGGCCGTTCGGCCGCTTCGAATCGATCATCCAGGGTCGGGAGCGTGAAGCTCCGCTGGTCTTCGTGGGGATGGGTGCGGGTGTGGCGCCGCTGCTCAGCCTGGCAGCAGCCCACCACACCACGCGGAGGATTCATCTGTTGTGGGCCGTGCGCAGCCCAGAAGACGCCTATTACCGTGATGTGCTGGAGGAATACCAGGCGACGTCCGGAAACCGTTTGAAGGTCACCATCAGCGTGGGTCGGTTCCGCCGCGAAGATATTGTGAGCACACTGTCCACGGAGGCAATCGCAAAGGGTGCTTTCTTCATCGTGGGGCCGAATCCCGCCGTGTTGGCAAACCAGCGTCTGCTGCGGCGCATAGGAGTTTCCGCACGGCGAATACACCAAGAGCGCCTCACCATGTAG